The proteins below come from a single Streptomyces spongiicola genomic window:
- a CDS encoding acyltransferase produces MNYRVQPSAQVDETAQIGAGSSVWDLAQIREGARLGEGCVIGRGAYVGTGVRMGDNCKLQNYALVYEPAELGDGVFIGPAVVLTNDHNPRSVDPEGRQKRGGDWEAVGVAIGDGASIGARSVCVAPVAIGRWSLVAAGAVVTRDVPDFALVAGVPARQIGWVGRAGVRLAEREGEPGVWECPQTGARYEEKDGVLTER; encoded by the coding sequence GTGAACTACAGGGTCCAGCCCAGCGCCCAGGTAGACGAGACCGCCCAGATCGGCGCCGGCAGCAGTGTGTGGGATCTCGCGCAGATCCGCGAGGGCGCCCGCCTCGGCGAGGGCTGTGTGATCGGCCGGGGCGCGTACGTCGGCACGGGCGTCCGCATGGGCGACAACTGCAAGCTGCAGAACTACGCCCTGGTGTACGAGCCGGCCGAACTCGGTGACGGCGTCTTCATCGGACCCGCCGTGGTGCTCACCAACGACCACAACCCGCGTTCCGTCGACCCGGAGGGCAGGCAGAAGCGCGGCGGCGACTGGGAGGCGGTCGGTGTGGCGATCGGCGACGGGGCGTCGATCGGCGCGCGCTCGGTGTGCGTCGCCCCCGTCGCCATCGGCCGCTGGTCGCTGGTCGCCGCCGGCGCCGTGGTGACCAGGGACGTGCCCGACTTCGCCCTGGTCGCCGGGGTGCCCGCGCGGCAGATCGGCTGGGTCGGGCGGGCCGGTGTGCGGCTGGCCGAGCGGGAGGGCGAGCCGGGCGTGTGGGAGTGCCCGCAGACCGGTGCCCGCTACGAGGAGAAGGACGGCGTGCTCACCGAGCGCTGA
- the obgE gene encoding GTPase ObgE codes for MTTFVDRVELHIAAGNGGHGCASVHREKFKPLGGPDGGNGGRGGDVVLTVDQSVTTLLEYHHSPHRKATNGKPGEGGNRSGKDGQDLVLPVPDGTVVLDGRGSVLADLVGHGTTYVAAEGGRGGLGNAALASARRKAPGFALLGEPGRSGDIVLELKTVADVALVGYPSAGKSSLISVLSAAKPKIADYPFTTLVPNLGVVTAGSTVYTIADVPGLIPGASQGRGLGLEFLRHVERCSVLVHVLDTATLESDRDPVSDLDVIEDELRHYGGLDDRPRIVVLNKVDVPDGKDLADMIRPDLEERGYRVFEVSAVARTGLKELSFALAGIVAEARAARPKEEATRVVIRPKAVDDTGFTVTREADGLFRVRGDKPERWVRQTDFNNDEAVGYLADRLNRLGVEEELVKAGARAGDGVAIGPEDDAVVFDWEPTMMAGAEMLGRRGEDHRFEAPRPAAQRRKDRQAERDEATREYDDFEPF; via the coding sequence ATGACCACCTTCGTGGACCGCGTCGAGCTGCACATCGCCGCGGGTAACGGGGGCCACGGCTGCGCCTCCGTGCACCGGGAGAAGTTCAAGCCGCTCGGCGGGCCGGACGGGGGCAACGGCGGGCGCGGCGGCGACGTCGTCCTCACGGTCGACCAGTCCGTCACGACGCTGCTCGAGTACCACCACTCGCCGCACCGCAAGGCGACCAACGGCAAGCCCGGCGAGGGCGGCAACCGCTCCGGCAAGGACGGACAGGACCTGGTGCTGCCCGTGCCGGACGGCACCGTCGTCCTCGACGGGCGGGGCAGTGTGCTGGCCGACCTGGTCGGGCACGGGACGACGTATGTGGCCGCCGAGGGCGGTCGCGGCGGCCTCGGCAACGCGGCGCTGGCCTCGGCCCGGCGCAAGGCGCCCGGTTTCGCCCTGCTCGGCGAGCCCGGCCGGTCCGGTGACATCGTCCTGGAGCTCAAGACGGTCGCGGACGTGGCGCTCGTCGGCTACCCGAGCGCCGGCAAGTCCTCGCTGATCTCGGTGCTGTCGGCGGCCAAACCGAAGATCGCGGACTACCCCTTCACCACCCTGGTGCCCAACCTCGGAGTCGTCACCGCCGGCTCGACCGTCTACACCATCGCGGACGTCCCCGGCCTGATCCCCGGCGCCAGCCAGGGCCGCGGCCTGGGCCTGGAGTTCCTCCGCCACGTCGAGCGCTGCTCGGTGCTGGTGCATGTGCTGGACACGGCGACGCTGGAGTCCGACCGCGACCCGGTCTCCGACCTCGACGTCATCGAGGACGAGCTGCGGCACTACGGCGGTCTGGACGACCGTCCGCGGATCGTCGTCCTCAACAAGGTCGACGTCCCCGACGGCAAGGACCTCGCCGACATGATCCGCCCCGACCTGGAGGAGCGCGGATACCGCGTCTTCGAGGTGTCGGCGGTCGCCCGCACCGGGCTGAAGGAACTGTCCTTCGCGCTGGCCGGCATCGTCGCCGAGGCGCGTGCGGCCAGGCCGAAGGAGGAGGCGACCCGTGTCGTCATCCGTCCGAAGGCCGTCGACGACACCGGCTTCACCGTCACCCGGGAGGCGGACGGCCTCTTCCGGGTGCGCGGCGACAAGCCCGAACGCTGGGTCCGCCAGACCGACTTCAACAACGACGAGGCGGTGGGCTACCTCGCGGACCGGCTGAACCGCCTCGGCGTCGAGGAGGAACTGGTCAAGGCCGGTGCGCGGGCCGGCGACGGCGTGGCGATCGGCCCCGAGGACGACGCCGTCGTCTTCGACTGGGAGCCGACGATGATGGCGGGTGCGGAAATGCTCGGCCGCCGCGGCGAGGACCACCGCTTCGAGGCCCCGCGTCCCGCGGCGCAGCGCCGCAAGGACCGCCAGGCCGAGCGCGACGAGGCCACGCGCGAGTACGACGACTTCGAACCCTTCTGA
- a CDS encoding glycosyltransferase family 4 protein has protein sequence MKVSFLIHTVYGIGGTIRTTVNLAEELAGRHEVEIVSVFRHRDEPLFAIDPRITVVPLVDTRPSSPGNETKHPLALEPSECVPPHEARFAEYSRLTDGRVREHYAVSGADVVIGTRPGLVAYVARCAPARAVLIGQEHMTHHHHSPELRSELRPHLAALDAFVTVSEGDAAVWRERMPLPGTRVLAIPNSVPEPVVPVSDLGGTTVVAAGRLAAEKQYDVLIEAFARVVAVRPEWTLRICGWGRQKERLRRRIDELGLHNHVHLMGPRSPIEPEWVKGAIAVSTSRHESFGMTLVEAMRCGLPVVSTDCDYGPREIVADGVDGLLVPVGDRGAVAAALLRLIDDEPLRRRMGAAARSHAARFDPGPVAKRYEELFAVLGAGTRTRTHPAATAPATTGNGEPAPGPLVDCTAEADGAVTVALLGEPRGRAGLVCSHPGAAVPDRVFPFGPSGRAVIPADAGLAEGVWTCRIDPPAAGAADAAKGAAPARARLAVRAVDQRGAMRAAERVRPGEPVHTLVPYVRHGGLALRSWVRPVHAESGGITVGSRRITVCGRLLGQARPVGDPVLLLLRRGADAGELEFPGTRVGADGFRCAIPLAAPVAVQASGHDVWDLWLRHAPGAAPVRIGRVLDDVVEKGGVFSYPAVDLLRKRPFARIRAAVDRLRLREPDRVTVKIFFSAGSELVLKVIDKAMK, from the coding sequence ATGAAGGTCTCCTTCCTCATCCACACCGTCTACGGCATCGGCGGCACCATCCGCACCACGGTCAACCTCGCGGAGGAGCTCGCCGGACGCCATGAGGTGGAGATCGTGTCCGTCTTCCGGCACCGGGACGAGCCGCTCTTCGCGATCGACCCGCGCATCACCGTCGTCCCGCTGGTGGACACCCGCCCCTCCTCTCCCGGAAACGAGACGAAGCACCCCCTTGCTCTGGAGCCCTCCGAGTGCGTTCCGCCCCACGAGGCGCGCTTCGCTGAGTACAGCCGGCTCACCGACGGCCGGGTGCGCGAGCACTACGCCGTCTCCGGCGCGGACGTGGTCATCGGCACCCGCCCCGGACTCGTCGCGTATGTCGCCCGGTGCGCACCCGCCCGGGCCGTGCTCATCGGCCAGGAGCACATGACGCACCATCACCACAGTCCCGAGCTGCGCTCCGAACTGCGCCCCCACCTCGCCGCGCTCGACGCCTTCGTGACCGTCTCCGAGGGCGACGCCGCCGTGTGGCGGGAGCGGATGCCGCTGCCGGGCACCCGGGTGCTGGCCATACCGAACAGCGTCCCCGAGCCCGTGGTGCCGGTCTCCGACCTCGGCGGGACGACCGTCGTCGCGGCCGGCCGGCTCGCCGCGGAGAAGCAGTACGACGTCCTGATCGAGGCCTTCGCCCGGGTGGTGGCCGTGCGTCCGGAGTGGACCCTGCGCATCTGCGGCTGGGGCAGGCAGAAGGAGCGTCTCCGCAGGCGCATCGACGAGCTGGGTCTCCACAACCACGTCCATCTGATGGGGCCCCGCTCACCCATCGAGCCGGAATGGGTGAAAGGCGCCATCGCGGTCTCCACCTCGCGCCACGAGTCCTTCGGGATGACGCTCGTCGAGGCGATGCGGTGCGGACTTCCCGTGGTCAGCACGGACTGCGACTACGGACCGCGCGAGATCGTGGCCGACGGCGTCGACGGCCTGCTCGTCCCCGTCGGCGACCGCGGGGCCGTCGCCGCAGCCCTTCTCCGCCTCATCGACGACGAGCCGCTGCGCCGCCGCATGGGCGCCGCCGCCCGGTCCCACGCCGCCCGCTTCGACCCGGGGCCGGTCGCGAAGCGGTACGAGGAACTGTTCGCGGTCCTCGGCGCCGGCACCCGCACCCGCACCCACCCCGCGGCGACGGCCCCCGCCACCACCGGAAACGGCGAACCGGCCCCCGGCCCGCTGGTGGACTGCACGGCCGAGGCGGACGGCGCGGTGACCGTGGCCCTCCTCGGCGAGCCCCGCGGCCGGGCGGGCCTCGTCTGCTCCCATCCCGGCGCCGCCGTCCCCGACCGGGTCTTCCCCTTCGGCCCGTCCGGCCGTGCCGTGATCCCCGCCGACGCCGGTCTGGCCGAGGGCGTGTGGACCTGCCGTATCGACCCACCGGCGGCAGGTGCCGCAGATGCGGCAAAGGGAGCCGCACCGGCCCGTGCCCGACTCGCCGTCCGGGCCGTCGACCAGCGTGGAGCGATGCGGGCCGCCGAACGCGTCAGGCCGGGGGAGCCCGTGCACACCCTCGTCCCCTATGTGCGGCACGGCGGCCTCGCCCTGCGCTCCTGGGTGCGCCCGGTCCACGCCGAGTCCGGCGGGATCACCGTCGGCTCCCGGCGGATCACCGTGTGCGGGCGGCTGCTCGGGCAGGCACGGCCGGTGGGGGACCCGGTGCTCCTGCTGCTCCGCCGCGGAGCGGACGCGGGTGAGCTGGAGTTCCCCGGCACCCGCGTCGGGGCCGACGGGTTCCGCTGCGCGATCCCGCTCGCCGCGCCGGTCGCGGTGCAGGCCTCCGGACACGACGTCTGGGACCTCTGGCTGCGCCATGCGCCCGGAGCGGCGCCGGTGCGGATCGGCCGGGTGCTCGACGACGTCGTGGAGAAGGGCGGCGTCTTCTCCTACCCCGCCGTCGACCTTCTCAGGAAGCGTCCCTTCGCGCGCATCCGGGCCGCCGTGGACCGGCTCCGTCTGCGGGAACCGGATCGGGTCACGGTGAAGATCTTCTTCAGCGCGGGCAGCGAACTCGTGCTCAAAGTCATCGACAAAGCGATGAAGTGA
- a CDS encoding glycosyltransferase, translating into MIYLAIGFPPAAKSSAYRMRETANQFVNVGWDVTVVNVAQESWERDSGIDLTLLDQVDPRVEIVELPLAREDLETDIRLYDEARALNPNAWVAQLRRRQTKPFPEPNFGEWRTDLEQAVLRVHEEHPADLLLASCVPYVNLAAAWKLWEEKRVPYAVDFRDGWSIDVIEGVEAFGPDSEEGRWERRILDHALSLWVVNDPIADHYRRRYPDFADRVHVVRNGYDADSSPGRAHAPDPESGLVFGYLGTVNFTPQHLETVLNAWKAAREKEPLLANARFEVRGHIGNGAGREANRHTEILKQAEADGVHFGGPAAKAEVASIYSGWDAMVLILIGGRYVTSGKVYEYMATGLPIVSAHVVEHDASNVLSGHPLWTGAVGIDEEGLTESFVRAAHMAVETSDEVHSEAMAHADQFTREALMTVAVKNLVEEFTAKHAAQGTRKAVAGPTAAPGDGEPAPLAEKPIAAGGPTP; encoded by the coding sequence GTGATCTACCTCGCCATCGGGTTCCCGCCGGCCGCCAAGAGTTCGGCCTACCGCATGCGCGAGACCGCGAACCAGTTCGTCAACGTGGGCTGGGACGTGACCGTCGTCAACGTCGCCCAGGAGTCCTGGGAGCGGGACTCCGGCATCGACCTCACCCTGCTGGACCAGGTCGACCCGAGGGTCGAGATCGTCGAACTGCCGCTGGCGCGCGAGGATCTCGAGACGGACATCCGCCTCTACGACGAGGCCCGCGCGCTCAACCCCAACGCCTGGGTCGCCCAGTTGCGCCGCCGCCAGACGAAGCCGTTCCCGGAGCCCAACTTCGGCGAGTGGCGCACGGACCTGGAGCAGGCGGTACTGCGCGTCCACGAGGAGCACCCGGCCGATCTGCTGCTCGCCAGCTGCGTGCCGTACGTGAACCTCGCCGCGGCCTGGAAGCTGTGGGAGGAGAAGCGGGTCCCCTACGCCGTGGACTTCCGCGACGGCTGGTCCATCGACGTCATCGAGGGCGTCGAGGCGTTCGGGCCCGACTCCGAGGAGGGCCGCTGGGAGCGGAGGATCCTCGACCACGCCCTCTCCCTGTGGGTCGTGAACGACCCCATCGCCGACCACTACCGCCGGCGGTACCCGGACTTCGCCGACCGCGTCCACGTCGTGCGCAACGGCTACGACGCCGACAGCTCCCCGGGCCGCGCCCACGCCCCCGACCCCGAGTCGGGGCTGGTGTTCGGCTACCTCGGCACGGTCAACTTCACCCCGCAGCACCTGGAGACGGTGCTCAACGCCTGGAAGGCGGCGCGGGAGAAGGAGCCGCTGCTGGCCAACGCGCGCTTCGAGGTGCGCGGCCACATCGGCAACGGCGCCGGCCGGGAGGCGAACCGGCACACGGAGATCCTCAAGCAGGCGGAGGCCGACGGCGTCCACTTCGGCGGTCCCGCGGCGAAGGCCGAGGTCGCGTCGATCTACTCCGGCTGGGACGCCATGGTGCTGATCCTGATCGGCGGCCGCTACGTCACCTCCGGCAAGGTGTACGAGTACATGGCCACCGGCCTGCCGATCGTGTCGGCGCACGTCGTCGAGCACGACGCGTCCAACGTGCTGAGCGGGCACCCGCTGTGGACGGGCGCCGTCGGCATCGACGAGGAGGGCCTGACCGAGTCGTTCGTCCGGGCCGCCCACATGGCGGTGGAGACCAGCGACGAGGTGCACTCCGAGGCCATGGCCCACGCGGACCAGTTCACCCGCGAGGCCCTGATGACCGTCGCCGTGAAGAACCTCGTCGAGGAGTTCACGGCGAAGCACGCCGCTCAGGGCACGCGGAAGGCCGTGGCCGGCCCCACCGCGGCCCCGGGCGACGGGGAACCGGCGCCCCTCGCCGAGAAGCCGATCGCCGCCGGAGGACCCACCCCGTGA
- a CDS encoding D-glucuronyl C5-epimerase family protein translates to MTPPAPSVRAPRPDGTPAAATVRAAVPDTLPFAFHGNGYTALDLPERLRPWRDRPTPWPAVTPDTTHTYLDPDGAIMYRPRRSSPGYDQPVTQIQFGLGCVTGYRVEKDPARRAVFLKRAKAQAKRLIDKHVEARGAWYFPYPFDFTHGSHSGISYRAPWYSGMAQGEAISLFVQLAGLDGVTPEERTLYRAAADGAFASLLRADDGEPWVVNRDDAGYLWIQEYPVDPPGTSDRTYNGMVFAMLGLWDYVRTTGNALAARLYDGACTTVDHYFPTLRNRRWASYYCLTHRIPTPSYHQHHISLYRQLHWQTGSPRFAHMSDLLTDDHPSGLLPEGSPVVLAAGRHVLYRYDTGADGDFAAAKGDAELARRTVSLPRTTRVTANRRRRIMGRGVAYRIDSGAHAGWWAGESHPRCRLLGEYLPSDYRPGRTLTFPAGRAVACHRYGADGTATATRTVAFDRASDAPFDRRSVVDGRPMCRIAGGALAGYWVHAGDVVTDGH, encoded by the coding sequence GTGACTCCCCCCGCGCCCTCCGTCCGCGCCCCCCGCCCGGACGGCACCCCCGCCGCCGCCACGGTACGCGCCGCGGTCCCCGACACCCTGCCCTTCGCGTTCCACGGCAACGGCTACACCGCACTGGACCTGCCGGAGCGGCTGCGTCCCTGGCGCGACCGGCCCACGCCCTGGCCCGCCGTCACCCCGGACACCACGCACACCTATCTCGACCCCGACGGCGCCATCATGTACCGCCCGCGCAGGTCGTCCCCCGGCTACGACCAGCCCGTCACCCAGATCCAGTTCGGCCTCGGCTGCGTCACCGGCTACCGCGTCGAGAAGGACCCGGCCCGCAGGGCGGTCTTCCTCAAGCGGGCCAAGGCCCAGGCGAAGCGCCTGATCGACAAGCACGTCGAGGCCCGCGGCGCCTGGTACTTCCCGTACCCGTTCGACTTCACGCACGGCAGCCACAGCGGCATCTCCTACCGGGCGCCCTGGTACTCGGGGATGGCCCAGGGCGAGGCGATCAGCCTGTTCGTGCAGCTCGCCGGGCTCGACGGGGTCACTCCGGAGGAGCGCACGCTGTACCGGGCGGCCGCCGACGGGGCGTTCGCCTCGCTGCTGCGCGCGGACGACGGCGAGCCGTGGGTGGTGAACAGGGACGACGCCGGCTACCTCTGGATCCAGGAGTACCCGGTCGACCCGCCCGGCACCTCGGACCGCACCTACAACGGCATGGTCTTCGCCATGCTCGGGTTGTGGGACTACGTCAGGACGACGGGGAACGCGCTCGCGGCCCGGCTGTACGACGGTGCGTGCACCACGGTCGACCACTACTTCCCCACCCTGCGCAACCGGCGCTGGGCCTCCTACTACTGCCTGACGCACCGGATCCCGACACCCTCGTACCACCAGCACCACATCAGTCTGTACCGGCAGTTGCACTGGCAGACCGGCAGCCCCCGCTTCGCCCACATGAGCGACCTGCTGACGGACGACCACCCCTCGGGCCTCCTGCCGGAGGGCTCGCCCGTCGTCCTCGCCGCCGGTCGGCACGTCCTGTACCGGTACGACACCGGCGCGGACGGCGACTTCGCCGCGGCGAAGGGTGACGCCGAACTCGCGCGCAGGACCGTCAGCCTCCCCCGCACCACCCGGGTCACCGCGAACCGCCGCCGCCGGATCATGGGCCGCGGCGTGGCCTACCGGATCGACTCCGGAGCCCACGCGGGCTGGTGGGCCGGCGAGTCCCACCCCCGGTGCCGGCTGCTCGGCGAGTACCTCCCCAGCGACTACCGGCCCGGCCGGACGCTGACCTTCCCGGCGGGCCGCGCGGTGGCCTGCCACCGCTACGGCGCGGACGGCACTGCCACCGCGACCCGTACCGTGGCGTTCGACCGGGCGTCAGACGCGCCCTTCGACCGGCGGTCGGTCGTCGACGGGCGCCCGATGTGCCGGATCGCCGGCGGAGCCCTCGCCGGCTACTGGGTGCATGCCGGCGACGTCGTCACCGACGGGCACTGA
- the rplU gene encoding 50S ribosomal protein L21 produces the protein MYAIVRSGGRQHKVAVGDIVEVDKISTAKVGDTVELSTLLVVDGDAVTSDPWVLAGIKVQAEVVDHHKGAKIDILRYKNKTGYRRRQGHRQQYTAIKVTAIPTAAK, from the coding sequence GTGTACGCCATCGTGCGCAGCGGTGGTCGCCAGCACAAGGTTGCTGTCGGCGACATCGTTGAGGTTGACAAGATTTCCACTGCCAAGGTCGGCGACACGGTCGAGCTCTCGACCCTGCTCGTCGTCGACGGCGACGCCGTGACCAGCGACCCGTGGGTGCTGGCCGGGATCAAGGTCCAGGCCGAGGTCGTGGACCACCACAAGGGCGCCAAGATCGACATCCTGCGCTACAAGAACAAGACCGGCTACCGCCGTCGCCAGGGCCACCGCCAGCAGTACACGGCGATCAAGGTCACGGCGATCCCCACGGCTGCGAAGTAA
- the rpmA gene encoding 50S ribosomal protein L27, whose translation MAHKKGASSTRNGRDSNAQRLGVKRFGGQVVNAGEILVRQRGTHFHPGAGVGRGGDDTLFALQAGAVEFGTFRGRKVVNIVPVA comes from the coding sequence ATGGCACACAAGAAGGGCGCATCGTCCACCCGGAACGGTCGCGACTCCAACGCCCAGCGGCTCGGCGTGAAGCGCTTCGGCGGCCAGGTCGTCAACGCCGGTGAGATCCTGGTCCGTCAGCGCGGCACCCACTTCCACCCGGGCGCGGGCGTCGGCCGCGGCGGCGACGACACGCTGTTCGCGCTGCAGGCCGGTGCCGTGGAGTTCGGCACCTTCCGCGGCCGCAAGGTCGTGAACATCGTTCCGGTCGCCTGA
- the wecB gene encoding non-hydrolyzing UDP-N-acetylglucosamine 2-epimerase produces the protein MKVISIVGARPQLVKLAPVAAAFAETEHRHVIVHTGQHYDADLSDVFFDGLGIPDPDVHLGVGSGSHGVQTGSVLSALDPVLEREKPDWVLVYGDTNSTIAGALSAVKMHLPVAHLEAGLRSFNRRMPEEHNRVLTDHCADLLLAPTEEAMRHLADEGLADRARLAGDVMVDICLKIRDAVRAGEHPAPALPEGIDPSQPFLLATLHRPDNTDDPRRLSAILESLAKLPVPVALLAHPRLVARAEAHGINLAQGGVHVGRPLPYAGLVAAVLASAGVVTDSGGLQKEAFLLERVCTTVRPETEWVETVGTGWNVLVPDPHTLSPEEWAATVTRAVPTADPGIPYGDGRAAKNVVRIMEEWKGGSRHA, from the coding sequence GTGAAAGTCATCAGCATCGTCGGAGCCCGTCCTCAACTGGTGAAGCTCGCCCCCGTCGCGGCGGCGTTCGCGGAGACCGAGCATCGGCACGTCATCGTGCACACCGGGCAGCACTACGACGCCGACCTCTCCGACGTCTTCTTCGACGGCCTCGGCATCCCCGACCCCGATGTGCACCTGGGCGTGGGCTCCGGCAGCCACGGTGTGCAGACCGGCTCCGTGCTCTCCGCCCTGGACCCGGTCCTGGAGCGGGAGAAGCCGGACTGGGTCCTCGTGTACGGGGACACCAACAGCACGATCGCGGGCGCGCTCTCGGCCGTGAAGATGCACCTCCCGGTGGCACACCTCGAGGCGGGTCTGCGCTCCTTCAACCGGCGGATGCCGGAGGAGCACAACCGGGTCCTCACCGACCACTGCGCCGACCTGCTGCTGGCCCCGACCGAGGAGGCGATGCGCCACCTCGCGGACGAGGGGCTCGCCGACCGGGCCCGGCTCGCCGGTGACGTCATGGTCGACATCTGCCTGAAGATCCGGGACGCCGTACGCGCCGGGGAGCACCCCGCGCCGGCGCTGCCCGAGGGCATCGACCCTTCGCAGCCGTTCCTGCTGGCGACGCTGCACCGCCCGGACAACACGGACGACCCCCGGCGCCTCTCCGCGATCCTGGAGTCGCTGGCGAAGCTGCCGGTCCCGGTGGCGCTGCTCGCCCATCCGCGCCTGGTCGCGCGGGCCGAGGCGCACGGCATCAACCTGGCCCAGGGCGGTGTTCACGTCGGCCGGCCGCTGCCGTACGCGGGTCTGGTCGCCGCCGTGCTGGCCTCGGCCGGCGTGGTGACGGACTCCGGCGGCCTTCAGAAGGAGGCGTTCCTGCTGGAGCGCGTCTGCACCACGGTCCGTCCCGAGACCGAGTGGGTGGAAACCGTAGGCACCGGCTGGAACGTCCTTGTTCCCGACCCGCACACCCTCTCTCCGGAGGAGTGGGCGGCGACGGTGACCCGCGCCGTGCCGACCGCCGACCCCGGCATCCCCTACGGCGACGGCCGGGCCGCGAAGAACGTCGTCCGGATCATGGAAGAGTGGAAGGGGGGCAGCCGGCACGCGTGA
- a CDS encoding bifunctional cytidylyltransferase/SDR family oxidoreductase, giving the protein MSVPHEAKPRTTAVVLAGGTGQRVGLAIPKQLLKIAGKAVIEHTLTIFEQAEAIDDVIVLMAPGFVPDVEKIIAKAGLTKVRRVIEGGATRNETTERAIAALGEGLAEGEDANVLFHDAVRPLLSQRVIADCVRALERYHAVDVAIPSADTIIVTRTHGEDGEFITDVPDRSRLRRGQTPQAFKLSTIRRAYQIAAGDPNFQATDDCSVVLKYLPDVPIHVVAGDEYNMKVTQPVDVFIADKLFQLASTAAPRQAGEAAYRELLAGRTLVVFGGSYGIGADIAALAEEYGANVYALGRSTTGTHVENPEHVDDALSKAYAETGRVDYVINTAGVLRIGKLAETDNATIQEALNVNYLAPVQIARASYKYLAESKGQLLLYTSSSYTRGRAEYSLYSSTKAAMVNLTQALSDEWAADGIRVNCVNPERTATPMRTKAFGREPAGSLLSSEAVARTSLDVLLSELTGHVIDVRQQDPTRGAGEASGFEQALASVLDRQADV; this is encoded by the coding sequence GTGTCCGTGCCGCACGAAGCCAAGCCCCGCACCACCGCAGTCGTGCTCGCCGGTGGTACCGGCCAGCGTGTGGGACTCGCGATCCCCAAGCAGCTGCTGAAGATCGCCGGCAAGGCCGTCATCGAGCACACGCTGACGATCTTCGAACAGGCCGAAGCGATCGACGATGTGATCGTGCTGATGGCGCCGGGTTTCGTCCCCGACGTGGAGAAGATCATCGCCAAGGCGGGGCTGACCAAGGTGCGCCGGGTCATCGAGGGCGGCGCGACCCGGAACGAGACCACCGAGCGGGCGATCGCCGCCCTCGGCGAGGGCCTCGCCGAGGGCGAGGACGCCAACGTCCTCTTCCATGACGCGGTGCGTCCGCTTCTGTCACAGCGAGTGATCGCGGACTGTGTGAGGGCCCTGGAGCGCTACCACGCCGTGGACGTGGCCATCCCCTCCGCCGACACCATCATCGTGACCCGCACGCACGGGGAGGACGGCGAGTTCATCACCGACGTCCCGGACCGCTCCCGGCTGCGCCGCGGCCAGACCCCGCAGGCGTTCAAGCTCTCGACGATCCGCCGGGCGTACCAGATCGCCGCGGGCGACCCCAACTTCCAGGCGACCGACGACTGCAGCGTCGTCCTCAAGTACCTCCCCGACGTGCCGATCCACGTCGTCGCGGGTGACGAGTACAACATGAAGGTGACGCAGCCGGTCGACGTCTTCATCGCCGACAAGCTGTTCCAGCTCGCCTCCACCGCGGCGCCCCGCCAGGCCGGTGAGGCCGCCTACCGCGAGCTGCTGGCCGGCCGGACCCTGGTCGTCTTCGGCGGCTCGTACGGCATCGGCGCCGACATCGCCGCCCTCGCCGAGGAGTACGGCGCGAACGTCTACGCGCTGGGCCGCTCCACCACCGGCACCCATGTGGAGAACCCGGAGCACGTCGACGACGCCCTCTCCAAGGCGTACGCGGAGACCGGACGCGTCGACTACGTCATCAACACCGCGGGCGTGCTGCGCATCGGCAAGCTCGCCGAGACCGACAACGCGACCATTCAGGAAGCGCTGAACGTCAATTACCTGGCGCCCGTCCAGATCGCCCGTGCCTCGTACAAGTACTTGGCGGAGAGCAAGGGGCAGCTGCTTCTCTACACCTCGTCCAGCTACACCCGGGGCCGCGCCGAATACAGCCTCTACTCGTCGACCAAGGCGGCTATGGTGAATCTCACCCAGGCCCTCTCCGACGAATGGGCGGCCGACGGGATCCGGGTGAATTGCGTCAACCCCGAGCGCACGGCCACACCGATGCGCACCAAGGCGTTCGGCCGGGAGCCGGCCGGTTCGCTGCTGTCCTCCGAGGCCGTGG